GCTCGTCTCTCTGTCGGAGACCTCACCGAGCGAACACAACGACCGATACGAGGTGTCGCTTCCCAATCTCGAGGACTGGCGGGCGGCCGACCGCGATTTCGAAGCGATGGCCTATTACGTCGAAGACGAAGTCACCGTACCTTCCGGGGATCGCGCACTCCGTCTGCCGAGCGCCGAAGTCTCGGCGGAATTCTTCCGGACACTGGGAGTCGCGCCGGAAATCGGTTCCGCGTTCCGGGGGGGAGCCGGCGCCTCGGGAACGGTCGTCGTGAGCCATCGATTCTGGCGGGATCGCCTCGCCGGGCGCACCGACGTCGTCGGAAGAGACCTCCATGCCGGCGGCGAATCGCGGACGATCGTCGGCGTGATGCCGGCTTCCTTCGACTTCCCCTCCGAGAACACCGACCTCTGGACCCCGCTCGTCGTCGAACCATGGATGCGCAACCGCTCGGTTCACGTTTTCCGCGCGATCGCGCGGCTGAAAGAGGGCGTCGCGGCCACGCGGGCGAACGCCCACCTTTCGCGCGTAGCCGCGCAGGTTCGGCAACGCGACCGTGGCGCGGACCCGGATCACGGCGCGGCAGTCCGGTCTCTTCGCGAGGCCATCGTCGGGCCGGTCCGCTCGGGGCTCTGGGCCCTGGCCGGAGCGGTTCTCCTCGTCTGGCTGATCGCCTGTGCCGATCTCGCTTCGATGCTCCTCACGCGCGCCGCGCGCCGGAAGCGGGAAATCGCCATCCGGCGCGCGTTGGGAGCGAGTCGCTGGCGGCTCGCGGCCGCAATGGCGACGGAAGGAACGTTGATCGGGGGGCTCGGCGGCACCGCCGCGTACTTTGCGTTCGTCTGGAGCGCTCGCGCCGTTTCCTCGCTGCTTCCGCCCGGACTTCCTCACGGCCCGGTCGTGAGCGGCGGACCCGCGGCGCTCTCGTTCTCGCTCGCCGTCGGACTCGCGTCGGGAGTCGTCCTCGCCATCGCTCCCGCGATCCTCCTGCTGCGCCACGGCCGTCTTCTTCCTGGCCGGGATGCCGACACCGCCCGCCCGGAGCGATCCCTGGTCGACGTGCTGGTGATCACGCAGACCGCTCTCTGCATGGTCCTGATGACGGGCGCGGCGCTGCTCGGGCGCAGCTTTCTCCGTCTCGCCTCCGTCGACCCCGGCTTTCGAGAAGAACGCCTGCTGACCATGAAGCTTGATCTCGGCGACGCCGGCTGGCGCACGCGCTCGGAGCTGCGCGCCTTCGCTTCCGAGCTCGAGCGGAGGACCGGCAC
This genomic interval from Thermoanaerobaculia bacterium contains the following:
- a CDS encoding ABC transporter permease; this translates as MSRIALAADLRDAARRLRSSPGFTATILLIFAVGLGTTTAVFAIVHAQLLRPLPFAHPDRLVSLSETSPSEHNDRYEVSLPNLEDWRAADRDFEAMAYYVEDEVTVPSGDRALRLPSAEVSAEFFRTLGVAPEIGSAFRGGAGASGTVVVSHRFWRDRLAGRTDVVGRDLHAGGESRTIVGVMPASFDFPSENTDLWTPLVVEPWMRNRSVHVFRAIARLKEGVAATRANAHLSRVAAQVRQRDRGADPDHGAAVRSLREAIVGPVRSGLWALAGAVLLVWLIACADLASMLLTRAARRKREIAIRRALGASRWRLAAAMATEGTLIGGLGGTAAYFAFVWSARAVSSLLPPGLPHGPVVSGGPAALSFSLAVGLASGVVLAIAPAILLLRHGRLLPGRDADTARPERSLVDVLVITQTALCMVLMTGAALLGRSFLRLASVDPGFREERLLTMKLDLGDAGWRTRSELRAFASELERRTGTVPGIVSASATSRLPVSGGDSQGDLTVEGRSVSGAPPPASFRRILPGYFRTMGIPIVRGRDFDGRDAGTPMVAIVNASLAARCWPGMDPLGRRIKVGPAEREPWLTVVGVVGDVLNGGLADGVRLATYEPFTQRPTETLSLVARVDRGSEASVAAVVRAVRAVDPRIAVYDVAWMKERIRQVLAPRRTYTVATGFFAGATLLLAALGLFGLLSSAVNARTREIGVRVAVGARAADIRGLVLRWGGRRLAAGIAVGAPASAAAAEVLARRVPGSLFGISPSDGATFASVTGLLALVGLAAALVPARRAARIDPMEALRTE